The DNA region TTTCTGGATAGAATTGTCGAACCACTTTTGCGCTCCGGCAAACATGACGGCCATGGCGACCATACCGATCGGGAGCGTTCCAAGCGAGGCTAGTCCCATGCGCCAATCGATATGGAAAAGGTAGACGAACATGAGCACAGGGAGAATCAGGTTCGAGGTAAATTCCGGAACCACGTGCGCAAGCGTCGTTTCCATGCTGTCGATGCGTTCTACCAGGATGTTCTTGAGCGCGCCCGAGGGCATGTCGAGAACAGAACCCAGCGGCACACGCGATAGCTTGTCGCAAAGGTCCTTGCGGATGTTGCCGAGAACGTTAAACGTCGCTACGTGCGAAAGCGTCGTCGAAATGCTGTGGAACAGGACATTCCCGAACCAGAATGCCGCAATAATCAGGCATTCTTTTAGATAGACGTCCCAATCGCGCACGCCCGAGAGCAGTTCGCGCACGATGTTTGCGATAATGATGTAAGGAGCGATTCCGCAAGCAACGCGCAAGAGCGCAAAGAAAATGCTTGCGATGTAGTATTTTTTCTTGTTTCTGGCAAACAGAAAAATCCAAGAGAGCAGAGATTTCTTTTTCATAGAGTTTCCTCCCAAAAGGGCTGAATCAAATTTTGGAAAAAAACTTTTTCTGTTCTACTCCAAACGGATTTTCGCAAAACCAATTGGAGTAGATATTTTAGGTCCCATTTTCTCAATTTGGGGCCGATGAAACGAATTTTTGTATACAAACTGATAACGATTATCCTCATTTTGATTGCCATCACGGCGGTTGCAACGCGGGCACAGGAATCGACGGGGGCAAACCCCGACGAAGATGTCACGAATTTTGACGAATTTTTTGCCGAAGAATCCTCCAATCCGTCCTCTGACACAGACAAAAATGCGAATGATTCGCAAATTGGGGTAACCGTCCTTGACGAAATGGGCATCGAAGGCGAAGGAATCAACGAAGCCGCTCCGATCGACAAGAAAACGAAAGCCGAATCGGTCAAGGTTATGGATGCCACGGAAATGCAGGGCTCCAGCACCACCATCGCAGACGCCACAAACCGCTCTTCGGGCGTAAAAATCCGTCAGTCGGGTGGCATGGGCAGCGAAAGCAAGATCAACATCCGCGGCATGGAAGGCAAAAACGTAAAAGTCCTTGTCGACGGCGTCCCTGTTGATAACGGCAACGGAAACTTCTCCGTCAACGACATTCCTATCGACAAGATTGACCGCATCGAGATTTACAAAAGCTACGTCCCCGAACGCTTCGCCACCGACGGCATGGGCGGTGTAATCAACATCGTGACACATGACCTGCCCAAGAGTTCGGTTACGGGTTCCTACAGCTTCGGAAGTTTCAATACGCATAAGGCCTCGCTTGACGCAAAGTACGTATGGGTAACCGATTCGCTCAAGAGCCGCGCTATCGCCACCGGAATTTCGGCCTATTACAACTACTCCGACAACGATTATGAATTCACCACGCCCTACATGGATACGACCGTAACGCGTGAACACGACCGTTACTACAGCTATAATGTGCTACCGTATGTCTCTTTCGAGCGTTTCTTTTTTGACAAGTTGACATTAGGCGTAATCTACAATGCGATGGACAAAGAAATAGAGTCAAACGCGCACCGCATCGAAGAGGCGACCGCAAATGCGCAATCGTACGGCGTAAACCTTTCCCTTGAAAAAGCAAACCTGTTTATCAAGGGACTATCGATGGGTCTTTCGCTAAGCTACGCCTACGGCAAAGAGGCGGTTATTGATACGAGCCATACGTATTATTACGGCTGGGACAAAGAGAATGTACGCGAAAGTAAAAAGGCTTACGGCGAAATTTCTCTTGGCGGAGCGTCGCACATAGAACGCGAAAACCAGACTTTTATCGTTCCGTGGAACTTTGATTACGCCTTCACCCAGAACCACATTCTCACCTGGAGCGGCCTGTACCGCTACGAATCGCAAGACCCGACGGACAAACGTATGGCTAAAGGCAAGACTCTCAACAACGCAGGATTCCCGGGCCATAGCCATTCGGTAGTATCGGGTCTTTCGCTTGAAAATAATTTCTGGAACGAACGCATCCAGAACGTAGCAGGAGTCAAAGGGTATTATTACGTCATCGAAGCCGAGGATGACGGCGAAAACAGAATCCAGCAGTTGACCGATGATTATGCCGACAACAAGGATTATGGTTACAGCGATAACCTGCGCTTAAAATTGATAGACCAATTGGCCGTCATTGATCAGTTTGCCGTGAAAGGCGGGTATCAGCACAGCCTACGGTTCCCGACCCGCGAAGAAATTTTTGGTGACGGATTGTACGTGTTGTGCGCCCCGGACCTGAAGCCCGAAAAGTCGGACAACTTTACGGCAGGCGCCGAACTCGACCTACGACAGATTCCACTGCTGTTAAAACTGCATTTGGAATTCAACTGGTTCTATATGCTCATGGATGACCGCATTTACTGGAATAACTTCGTCTCGATTCCGCGACCGTATTACAACAGCGTTGGCACCAAGACGACCGGTTTTGAAATTGATGCCGCAGTCGATGTCAACGAATACATCTCGCTCACCTACAACATGACCAAGCAAGATGCCGAAAGCCGCGAGGCAGATATGGCGTTTGGAATCGCGAAGGGCCTGACCGTACCGAACATCCCCACATTCTACATGAACTTCGGTGCAGAATTTCACCTAGGCGACTTGCTTTTCCGCGATGACTTCTTCAAACTTTACTGGCTTGCCAACTACACCGATGAATATTACTACTCCTGGAAAGTCTCCAAGAAACAGGACCGTACCATTCCAAGCTCATTCTCGCAAGACATAGGAGTCGAATACTCGATTCTTGCAAACAAGCTTTCATGGAATTTCGAAGTGCGCAACTTTATGGATGAACTCGTCTACGACAAGTATGGCGAATCCAAGCCAGGCCGCGCCTTTGCGACAAAAGTCAAGTTTACACTATAAACAAAAGGATACCCAATGAACCTCTTCAAGAATAAACTAACCATTGCAGCAATCGCATCTACAATGATGCTCGCTGCCTGCGGCGACGATTCCAGCTCCAGTGCTTCTGGCGATGAACCGTCCAACGAAACTGGCGACCTCTACCTTCTTTCCTTCATGATGGAAACTTCGCAGTTCGTGGGTCTTGGATCTCTTTCCGACAATCAGTCCAAACTCGTCCAAGATTTTATCGAGGCTCCGAATACGGGTGCAGTCGCCTACTTTGACGGTTCGGTCTACACCCTTGTTTCTGACGGCGGAAACAGCACGCTTTCCCGCTACGAAGTCAAGAATGGCCATATGGCCGACAAGGCCGCTGCCAAGGCCAAGTTTAAGGGAACGAACGCCATCATGATGAAGTTCGTCGACGAAAACAAGATGTACGTTGAACAGGCCCTGGGCGACGCCATCACGGCTCTTGACCCCAAGACTCTCAAGACCACGGCCACCATCGACCTTTCCAGCTACATCGACGAAGAAAGCGGCGCCCTGACATCTGTTCCGGGCTCTGCCGTGATTCGCGACGACAAGATGTTCGTGTCGTTGAACCAGTTTGTCGATTTCGATAACGCGATTGCCGGTCCTCGCGCCAGTGTGGCCATCATCGACGTAAAGAGCGACAAGGTCGACAAGGTCATTTACAGCGACAAGGTTGCAGCCGTCGGCGGCATGGACGACATGAACAACACCGCCTCTTTTGTCGACGAAAAGGGTGACATCTACTTCTACTCCAACGCTTCCTACAGCTTTATCGAAGGTTACCAGGAAGGCTGGGTCCGCATCAAGAAGGGTAAAACCGAATTCGACAAGGACTGGGTGTTCCATATGCACGAAGCCGCCTATAACGGCAAGAAGAGCAACAATAACAGCCTGATGGTCGGCGGCACCTATATCGGCAAGGGCAAGTTCTTTGGCTTCTTCGGCAATTTCTCCAATCCGAACAACTGGTACGATTACGAATGGCAATACGTGGTTGTAGATATCTATAACAAGACCGTCGAGAAGGTCAAGGACCTCTCTCCGACCATTTCGTGGTTCGCCCCCTCTATCCATCTTGATGCCGACGGCAAGAGTGTCCTCGTGGGCCATGCCGACAAGAAGGGCGGAGCCATTTACCGCTACGATATTGATAGCGGCAAGGTCACCAAGGAAATGAACGTGACCACCGGAAACGCATACTACATCGTTCCCATCGCCGATTAATTTTAGAGTACTCCATTCCTGGAACAAAAAATAGTCACCCCGCGAAAACGGGGTGGCTTCTTTTATTGAGAGAGTTTTTTTACAGGGAATATTCTTCTACAATACGGCCATGATCCATACGGATGACATAGTGGCAACAGTTCAAGACGAGTTCCGGATCGTGAGTGATCACGAAAAGGGTCTTACCGCGCTTCGCAAGCGCCTTGAGCGTTGCGGAAACAGCAAGCATTTGGCGGTAATCAAGGCCGCTCGTAGGTTCATCGAATACGATCAGGTTGCGATTCGAGCTGACCCCGCTTGCAATAGCGACACGCTGTTTTTGCCCGCCTGAAAGAGCCATCGGATGCTTGTCGACATAGTCCTTAAGGTTGAGGCTGTCGAGAATTTCGAGAGCGGCCGATTCGTCTTTCGGGTTCATGCCCAGCAAGACCTCGTCCAGGACACTTTCGGTAAACAGCTGGTGGTTCACGTCTTGCATAATCAAGTAGGTTCCCAACCTGCGGGCAGCGCGTTTTTGGCTCCACGAGCCGCGAAGGCCGCACACCAGCTGTGCAAGGGTCGATTTTCCGGCACCGTTATGGCCAAGAAGGGCAGTAATTTTGCCCTTGGGAAGTGAAAGTTCAGGAATATCGAGAATCGGGAACTTTTTTTGGTAAGCGAAACGAAGGTTGCGGAAAGTGATGGATTCGCCCCGCTGTGCGGCAGGTGACACCCCCGTTCCGCCCAACTGCACCAGCTTTATGCTGCGCAATCCGAGGCTAGCCGCATAATCGGGCCCTTTCGCCTCTAGTTCTGCCGGGGTCCATTCGCATTCAATACGCCCCTCTTTCACATAGATAATGCGGTCAGCGATGTCCCGCAGGTAATGCAAGCGGTGTTCCACCACGACAACCGTCTTGCCGCGGGATTTCCACAATTTGATGATTTCGGCAAGGTCATCAACGGTTTTCAAGTCAAGATTGGCGGAAGGTTCGTCAAGAACAAAAATATCAGGGTCCGTCGCATTCACCGAAGCGCAGGCAATCTTTTGCTTTTCGCCACCCGAAAGGTGGAAAATGTTACGCCCCAACAACGATTCCAAATGAAAATCCTCGACCGTTTTCTCAATGCGGCGACGAATTTCTTCCGGTTCAATGCCCAAGTTTTCGCAACCGAACGCAATCTCGCTATCCGTATCGATATTGAAAAACTGCGAACGCGGATTCTGGAATACCGAGCCCACATACTTCGAAATCTCAGCAAGCGTCATATCGGAGGTATTCTTGTCGCCCAAGAACACGTCGCCAGCCATGGTTCCCGACTGGTACAGCGGAATAAGCCCGTTAATCAGTTTGGAAATGGTGGTTTTTCCGGAGCCCGACTCCCCCGCCAACACCACGCACTCCCCCGATTCAATTTGAAGGTTGACATCTTTGAGAATCGCATCGTCAATGCTGTCGGTGTAGGAAAAGGATACGTCTTTGAGGGTTATTTTCATATGTGAGAGACCACGACAAAAGCGATTACAGCAATACAATAAACAAAGACAACAGCATCTTGTACATGGAACCCTATCGGCACAATGCAGGTACGCCTGGTATCGGGGGCAAGGGCACGTGTCGACGCCGCGACAGAAAGTTCATCGCCGATTTTCGTAATCGAAACGAGAAGCGGAATGAGCCTATATTCTAAAATCGTCAACGGATTCTTGAGAGTATGCAAGCTAAACAGGCGAATGCCGCGCATTTTCATCGCAGTGCTGATAGCCCGCGATTCATCGAATACCGTTGGGAAAAAGCGAATCATCACCGTCAAGGGAATGGTCACCTTATTCGGCACATGCATTTTCGACATTCCCGCCATAAATTCATTCGCCTTGGTCGTCGCCATGATGTAATAGAACACCACGCCAACAGGCATCATACGGCAAATCAAGAGAACGGTAGCCGCCAGTAACGTGCCAATCATTCCGGAATCCAGCTGCTTCAAATAATCAAAACAGAGTGCCGCTATAGCATATACCGGAAAAAATACACTCATGAATTTCCATTTCTTTTCAAGCAACAGCAAGACCAGAACAGCGGCCACCATCGGCATGCTATAAGCATACGGGACCGAAAAAATCATGGTGTTCGCTGCGGCAACCAGGAACAGCTTTGTCCGAGGATCCAGTTTCACTAGGCAAGCCCTATCCGTTCAAAATGCTTTTTCATCACGCGGCGGGCGATAAACGACCCCACAACCGCGCCCAAAATACCAAATGCGAATATGGCCACCAAAGGCCAGTAACTGTTTGCAAGTTCGGCCATCTTCGCGACATAGCCTTCATCGCTCATGCCGCTCGCATACGCCAGGTATTCTTCGGTAGAAAGCCACAACGGAAGCATCATCGAAGATGACAAAAGGCTCATGGAGACATTTGCCGAGAACAAGCCCCAAAAAGACTTGTGCAAAATTTTCAAGCAAAAGCCTGTCAAAACACCTACAGTCACAAAAATCGGCAACATCAAAAGGCTCTGTCCCATCATCAGCATCACACAGCCGAAGAAACTGCTGAACAACAAGCAGCAAAAAATCGGCCTATCAATCTTCAAGAAGAACAGAAACAGCGGAATACTCGTCACAAGGCTGATGCTTCCTGTTGAAAAAATGATCAGCGCCGGAATGTAGCCGATGCTTGACGAAGCAAATGCAAGCACGAAATAGAGTGCCGCAAAGATGCCGACATTCACCAGGTCGCGCACCAAGGTATTCGAAGATTTCTTACCAGTTGTTTTCACATTAGGCATAAGCATTCTCCTTTAGAAAATAAGCAGTCCGATATGATAGCCGATAAAGCCCAAACCCAGCGATAGAGCGATGTAGTACCCCATAATCGTAGCCAGCCACTTAATGGCCCCCACCTCGCGGTAAGTCGTACCCATGGCAAGTACGCAGGGGACGTTGAACATGGAAGCAAAAAGGAATGCCAGGGCTTCCGGTTTCGAAATCGTTTTGGCAAGGACCTCGCCCAAATTGTCGCTCGCCGCCACACGGGTCACCAACGAGAACGCTTCTCCGGTATGGTTAA from Fibrobacter succinogenes includes:
- a CDS encoding MptD family putative ECF transporter S component encodes the protein MPNVKTTGKKSSNTLVRDLVNVGIFAALYFVLAFASSSIGYIPALIIFSTGSISLVTSIPLFLFFLKIDRPIFCCLLFSSFFGCVMLMMGQSLLMLPIFVTVGVLTGFCLKILHKSFWGLFSANVSMSLLSSSMMLPLWLSTEEYLAYASGMSDEGYVAKMAELANSYWPLVAIFAFGILGAVVGSFIARRVMKKHFERIGLA
- a CDS encoding TonB-dependent siderophore receptor, encoding MKRIFVYKLITIILILIAITAVATRAQESTGANPDEDVTNFDEFFAEESSNPSSDTDKNANDSQIGVTVLDEMGIEGEGINEAAPIDKKTKAESVKVMDATEMQGSSTTIADATNRSSGVKIRQSGGMGSESKINIRGMEGKNVKVLVDGVPVDNGNGNFSVNDIPIDKIDRIEIYKSYVPERFATDGMGGVINIVTHDLPKSSVTGSYSFGSFNTHKASLDAKYVWVTDSLKSRAIATGISAYYNYSDNDYEFTTPYMDTTVTREHDRYYSYNVLPYVSFERFFFDKLTLGVIYNAMDKEIESNAHRIEEATANAQSYGVNLSLEKANLFIKGLSMGLSLSYAYGKEAVIDTSHTYYYGWDKENVRESKKAYGEISLGGASHIERENQTFIVPWNFDYAFTQNHILTWSGLYRYESQDPTDKRMAKGKTLNNAGFPGHSHSVVSGLSLENNFWNERIQNVAGVKGYYYVIEAEDDGENRIQQLTDDYADNKDYGYSDNLRLKLIDQLAVIDQFAVKGGYQHSLRFPTREEIFGDGLYVLCAPDLKPEKSDNFTAGAELDLRQIPLLLKLHLEFNWFYMLMDDRIYWNNFVSIPRPYYNSVGTKTTGFEIDAAVDVNEYISLTYNMTKQDAESREADMAFGIAKGLTVPNIPTFYMNFGAEFHLGDLLFRDDFFKLYWLANYTDEYYYSWKVSKKQDRTIPSSFSQDIGVEYSILANKLSWNFEVRNFMDELVYDKYGESKPGRAFATKVKFTL
- a CDS encoding ABC transporter ATP-binding protein; translated protein: MKITLKDVSFSYTDSIDDAILKDVNLQIESGECVVLAGESGSGKTTISKLINGLIPLYQSGTMAGDVFLGDKNTSDMTLAEISKYVGSVFQNPRSQFFNIDTDSEIAFGCENLGIEPEEIRRRIEKTVEDFHLESLLGRNIFHLSGGEKQKIACASVNATDPDIFVLDEPSANLDLKTVDDLAEIIKLWKSRGKTVVVVEHRLHYLRDIADRIIYVKEGRIECEWTPAELEAKGPDYAASLGLRSIKLVQLGGTGVSPAAQRGESITFRNLRFAYQKKFPILDIPELSLPKGKITALLGHNGAGKSTLAQLVCGLRGSWSQKRAARRLGTYLIMQDVNHQLFTESVLDEVLLGMNPKDESAALEILDSLNLKDYVDKHPMALSGGQKQRVAIASGVSSNRNLIVFDEPTSGLDYRQMLAVSATLKALAKRGKTLFVITHDPELVLNCCHYVIRMDHGRIVEEYSL
- a CDS encoding energy-coupling factor transporter transmembrane component T, with the protein product MKLDPRTKLFLVAAANTMIFSVPYAYSMPMVAAVLVLLLLEKKWKFMSVFFPVYAIAALCFDYLKQLDSGMIGTLLAATVLLICRMMPVGVVFYYIMATTKANEFMAGMSKMHVPNKVTIPLTVMIRFFPTVFDESRAISTAMKMRGIRLFSLHTLKNPLTILEYRLIPLLVSITKIGDELSVAASTRALAPDTRRTCIVPIGFHVQDAVVFVYCIAVIAFVVVSHI